Proteins from a genomic interval of Molothrus ater isolate BHLD 08-10-18 breed brown headed cowbird chromosome 10, BPBGC_Mater_1.1, whole genome shotgun sequence:
- the PER2 gene encoding period circadian protein homolog 2 — MSDYSGLPTEHSQMIAEDSEIQAKPEHPHEVLQEDIEMSSGSSGNDSSGNDSSGNDTNENYSSGHDSHGHESDENGKDSAMLMESSDCHKSSSSNAFSLMIANSEHNQSSSGCSSEQSTKAKTQKELLKTLQELKAHLPSEKRVKGKSSVLTTLKYALKSIKQVKANEEYYQLLMINESQPAGLNVSSYTVEEVETITSEYIMKNADMFAVAVSLITGKILYISDQAASILRCKRGYFKNAKFVEFLAPQDVSVFYTSTTPYRLPSWNICNRAESSTQDCMEEKSFFCRISAGKERENEICYHPFRMTPYLIKVQDPEIAEDQLCCVLLAEKVHSGYEAPRIPPDKRIFTTTHTPTCLFQDVDERAVPLLGYLPQDLIGTPVLVHLHPNDRPLMLAIHKKILQYGGQPFDYSPIRFCTRNGDYITMDTSWSSFINPWSRKVSFIIGRHKVRTGPLNEDVFAAPNYTEDRILHPSVQEITEQIYRLLLQPVHNSGSSGYGSLGSNGSHEHLMSVASSSDSTGNNNEDTHKDKPEVCQYARKVKNKGQHIFTDSKAKLDSKKESLAEKQNTAGGQVKGVGGKDTAGTVAPKNVTTEELAWKEQPVYSYQQISCLDSVIRYLESCNVPGTAKRKCEPSTSVASLSSGVHEPKAADNSIQPLGDPAVLKASGKSSGPPVVGAHLTSLALPGKPESVVSLTSQCSYSSTIVHVGDKKTQPELEMIEDGPSGAEIIDGQLLAPPSSSAHINQEKEPFKKLGLTKEVLAVHTQKEEQSFLNKFKEIKRFNIFQSHCNYYLQDKPKGRPAERGGRGQRNATSGTDQPWKKSGKNRKSKRIKPQESSDSTTSGAKFPHRFPLQGLNATAWSPSETSQASYSAVSFPTVMPAYSLPVFPAAGTVPPAPETSLSGFSHLPDSANTCPMGPSQFSAPFMTPVVALVLPNYVYPEMNNNLPQTLYPGQPNFPGHPSFSSQPVFPAQPPFATGSPFPQQAFFPAQPFQYNPPAEPERAPMAEPRQDPSRSCTPQSPPPQDQASPPLFQSRCSSPLNLLQLEETTKTAESGAAAGLHGALAEEGAMGNIGTADNGSGKESLPAESPMDAQNSDELSMSSVLLDILLQEDACSGTGSASSGSGVSAAAESLGSGSNGCGMSGSRTGSSETSHTSKYFGSIDSSENHHKTKMKTEMEESEHFIKYVLQDPIWLLMANTDDTVMMTYQIPSRDLETVLKEDKQKLKQMQKLQPKFTEEQKRELIEVHPWIQQGGLPKTVANSECIFCEDNIQSNFYTSYDEEIHEMDLNEMIEDSGENNLVVSLNQVSEEQT, encoded by the exons TAGTGAGCAGTCCACTAAAGCCAAAACACAAAAGGAATTGCTGAAAacactgcaggagctgaaagctCACCTTCCTTCTGAGAAGAGAGTCAAAGGCAAATCCAGTGTCCTAACCACATTGAAATATGCCCTTAAAAGCATTAAACAAGTTAAAG CCAATGAGGAATATTACCAGTTGTTGATGATTAATGAATCCCAGCCTGCTGGTCTCAATGTATCATCTTACACAGTGGAAGAAGTGGAGACTATAACCTCAGAATACATCATGAAAAATGCG gaTATGTTTGCTGTAGCTGTTTCTTTGATAACTGGGAAAATTTTATACATCTCTGATCAAGCTGCTTCTATCCTTCGCTGCAAGAGGggctattttaaaaatgccaaatttGTGGAGTTCTTGGCACCTCAGGATGTCAGTGTGTTCTATACTTCTACCACCCCATACAGATTACCATCATGGAACATCTGCAATAGAGCTG AGTCTTCCACCCAGGATTGCATGGAAGAGAAATCTTTTTTCTGTCGCATCAG TGCGGGAAAGGAGCGGGAAAATGAGATTTGCTATCACCCATTCCGGATGACTCCCTACCTTATCAAAGTGCAAGACCCAGAAATAGCAGAAGACCAGCTTTGCTGTGTGTTGCTTGCAGAAAAAGTCCATTCTGGTTATGAAG caCCCAGAATTCCTCCTGACAAAAGGATTTTTACAACTACGCACACACCAACCTGTTTGTTTCAGGATGTAGATGAAAG AGCAGTACCTCTGTTGGGATACCTACCTCAGGATTTAATAGGAACACCAGTCTTGGTACATCTTCACCCAAATGACAGACCCTTAATGCTAGCAATTCACAAAAAAA TTCTTCAGTATGGAGGGCAGCCTTTTGACTATTCACCAATCAGGTTCTGCACTAGGAATGGAGATTATATCACCATGGACACCAGCTGGTCCAGTTTCATCAACCCTTGGAGTCGAAAAGTTTCATTTATTATTGGGAGACACAAAGTTAGGAC GGGTCCCTTAAATGAAGATGTCTTTGCTGCTCCCAACTACACAGAGGACAGGATCCTGCACCCCAGCGTTCAGGAGATCACAGAGCAGATCTACAGGCTCCTCCTGCAG CCTGTACACAACAGTGGATCCAGTGGCTATGGGAGTCTGGGTAGCAATGGTTCACATGAGCATCTGATGAGTGTGGCATCCTCCAGTGACAGCACAGGAAATAATAATGAAGACACTCATAAGGATAAACCA GAGGTTTGTCAATATGCCCGTAAGGTCAAGAATAAAGGCCAGCATATTTTCACtgacagcaaagcaaaactGGACTCCAAGAAAGAGTCTTTGGCAG aaaaacagaatacTGCTGGTGGCCAGGTGAAAGGTGTAGGGGGAAAGGACACTGCAGGAACAGTTGCTCCAAAAAATGTGACTACTGAAGAGCTGGCTTGGAAAGAGCAACCTGTGTATTCCTATCAGCAGATCAGTTGTTTGGACAGTGTCATCAG GTACTTGGAGAGTTGTAATGTGCCTGgtacagcaaaaagaaaatgtgagcCTTCAACTAGTGTTGCATCACTGAGTTCTGGAGTTCATGAACCAAAAGCAGCTGATAATTCTATCCAGCCTTTGGGAG ATCCTGCTGTGTTGAAGGCATCTGGTAAATCGAGTGGTCCCCCAGTGGTTGGTGCTCACTTAACATCTTTGGCTTTACCTGGCAAGCCTGAAAGTGTTGTGTCCCTCACCAGTCAGTGCAGCTACAGTAGCACCATTGTTCATGTTGGAGACAAAAAAACACAACCTGAATTAG AAATGATAGAAGATGGTCCAAGTGGAGCAGAAATCATAGATGGCCAACTTCTTGCCCCTccatccagctctgcacacataAATCAAGAGAAGGAGCCATTTAAAAAACTGGGACTTACAAAGGAAGTGCTTGCAGTGCATACACAAAAAGAGGAGCAGAGCTTCTTGAAcaaattcaaagaaataaagagatttaatatttttcaatcACACTGCAATTACTACTTACAAGATAAACCAAAAGGACGGCCTGCTGAACGTG gtGGCCGTGGACAGAGAAACGCCACGTCTGGGACGGATCAGCCGTGGAAGAAGAGCGGGAAGAACAGGAAATCGAAGCGCATTAAACCGCAGGAATCCTCGGACAGCACAACTTCTGGGGCCAAATTCCCACACCGCTTCCCCCTGCAAGGGTTAAATGCCACAGCCTGGTCACCCTCAGAGACGTCCCAAGCCAGCTACTCAGCAGTGTCCTTCCCCACTGTCATGCCTGCCTATTCCCTTCCCGTTTTCCCAGCAGCGGGGACGGTGCCACCGGCTCCTGAAACGTCACTCTCTGGTTTCAGTCACTTGCCAGACTCTGCAAACACTTGTCCCATGGGGCCATCCCAGTTCTCTGCACCTTTCATGACCCCTGTGGTGGCTCTCGTGCTCCCCAACTACGTGTACCCGGAGATGAACAATAACTTACCTCAGACGCTTTACCCCGGCCAGCCCAACTTCCCTGGCCATCCCAGCTTCTCCTCGCAGCCGgtgttcccagcacagccccccttTGCCAcaggcagccccttcccacagcaggcGTTTTTCCCAGCGCAGCCATTCCAGTACAAccccccagcagagcctgagagGGCCCCCATGGCCGAGCCCCGCCAGGACCCCTCCCGTTCCTGCACTCCGCAGTCGCCGCCTCCTCAGGACCAGGCTTCACCTCCACTCTTCCAGTCCAGGTGCAGCTCTCCCCTGaacctcctgcagctggaggaaacCACAAAGACTGCAGAGAGCGGGGCTGCTGCGGGGTTACACGGAGCTCTGGCCGAGGAGGGAGCCATGGGCAACATCGGCACAGCAGACAACGGCAGCGGCAAGGAATCCTTACCT GCCGAATCTCCAATGGATGCTCAAAACAGCGATGAGCTCTCCATGTCCAGTGTCCTGCTTGACATTTTACTGCAGGAGGATGCATGCTCAGGCACGGGCTCAGCCTCTTCAGGGAGTGGtgtgtctgcagctgctgagtccctgggctctggctcCAATGGCTGTGGCatgtcagggagcagaacag GTAGCAGTGAAACTAGTCACACCAGCAAATACTTTGGCAGCATTGATTCCTCAGAGAATCATcataaaaccaaaatgaagacagaaatgGAGGAAAGTGAGCACTTCATCAAGTATGTGCTGCAGGATCCCATCTGGCTGCTGATGGCCAACACAGATGACACAGTGATGATGACTTACCAGATCCCCTCCAG ggatttggaaacagttttaaaggaagataagcagaaattaaagcaaatgCAGAAACTACAGCCAAAATttacagaagaacaaaaaagagAGCTTATTGAAGTTCATCCATGGATCCAGCAAGGTGGACTGCCAAAAACTGTTGCTAATTCT gaatgTATTTTTTGTGAGGACAATATACAGAGCAATTTTTATACATCATATGATGAAGAAATCCATGAAATGGACCTTAATGAAATGATTGAAGATAGTGGAGAAAACAACTTGGTGGTTTCCCTGAATCAAGTCAGTGAAGAACAAACATAG